The Cytophagia bacterium CHB2 genome includes the window CACGATTCTGCCGGCTCGCAGAAGGATGGCGGCCGTTGAGGCGAAAACCCGTGGCAATCACAGTAACGCGCACCTCGTCGCCCATGTTTTCATCGATGACGGCGCCGAAGATCACGTTGGCGTCGCTGCCCGCCGCTTCGGAAACCACGGTGGCGGCATCGTTCACTTCATGCAATGTCATATTGCTGCCGCCGGTGATATTCACCAAAACGCCGAGCGCGCCTGCAATCGAAATGTCCTCGAGCAGAGGGCTTGAAATGGCTTGTTGCGCCGCTTGAATCGCGCGCTCTTCGCCGCGCGCCAAGCCCGCGCCCATCAAGGCATCGCCCATCTCGCTCATGACGGTGCGCACATCGGCAAAATCGAGATTGACCAGGCCAGGAATCGAGATCAAATCCGAAATGCCTTTCGTGGCGTGCAATAACACGTCATCCGCCTGGCGAAAGGCTTCAACCAGCGGCGTGCCTTTGGGCACAACCGAAAGCAGGCGTTGATTCGGAATGACAATCATGGTGTCGACGCGCTGTTTCAACTCGTGCAAACCTTCTTCCGCGCGTTTCAGACGCTTGTTGCCTTCAAACACGAACGGTTTGGTGACGATCGCGACCGTGAGCGCGCCGCGATCTTTGGCAATTTCCGCCACGATTGGCGCAGCGCCCGTACCGGTGCCGCCGCCCATGCCGCAGGTGACGAAGACCATGTCGCAACCGTCGAGAATTTCCGCCACCATGTCGCGATCTTCTTCAATGGCTTTGCGCCCGATTTCCGGATCTGCGCCCGCGCCCAGGCCGCGCGTGGTCGTCTTGCCGATTTGCAAACG containing:
- the ftsZ gene encoding cell division protein FtsZ; this encodes MNLRLNFDEGGLMAARMKVVGVGGAGCNAVNRMIAAGLTGVDFVAINTDMQALDTSKSTQRLQIGKTTTRGLGAGADPEIGRKAIEEDRDMVAEILDGCDMVFVTCGMGGGTGTGAAPIVAEIAKDRGALTVAIVTKPFVFEGNKRLKRAEEGLHELKQRVDTMIVIPNQRLLSVVPKGTPLVEAFRQADDVLLHATKGISDLISIPGLVNLDFADVRTVMSEMGDALMGAGLARGEERAIQAAQQAISSPLLEDISIAGALGVLVNITGGSNMTLHEVNDAATVVSEAAGSDANVIFGAVIDENMGDEVRVTVIATGFRLNGRHPSASRQNRVARFFDTTIKELDIPTYQRREKNGHNGHNGHNGHAEPIIRPLEDEYVPMPDAPADYDVPAFLRKRMGSS